From Ascaphus truei isolate aAscTru1 chromosome 17, aAscTru1.hap1, whole genome shotgun sequence, the proteins below share one genomic window:
- the LOC142468094 gene encoding protein ABHD14A-like has translation MSVGRHKLVLLVLVLSISVLLYLLFPSGQPEGGQLEERAEHRGETPHRDPQSNITLRTATLSGDWPTFYREARPRDRVEGDRAGRFQVLLLHGRSFTSKTWEDLGTLVLLAEQGHRAVAIDLPGYGESLLAQPVSSERGRIAYLLHVMESLGTRPAVLISPSMSGLFSLPILLQHPERLRGFIPIAPVGTKSFKRQQYEQVQVPSLIVYGTLDTNLGSQSLESLQLLPNHTLCPLDGAGHACYMDKPDEFHRALLTFLGRL, from the exons ATGAGTGTGGGTCGGCACAAGCTGGTTCTGTTGGTCCTGGTTCTGTCCATCTCAGTTCTGCTCTACCTGCTGTTCCCCTCTGGACAACCTGAGGGAGGTCAGCTAGAGGAGCGAGCGGAGCACAGAGGCGAGACCCCCCACAGAGACCCCCAgagcaacatcacactgcgcacTGCCACCTTATCCGGAGACTGGCCCACCTTCTACAGGGAGGCCAGGCCACGGGACCGGGTGGAGGGGGACAgagcagggag GTTTCAGGTGCTGCTGTTACACGGCCGCTCGTTCACCTCCAAGACATGGGAAGACCTTGGGACCCTGGTCCTCCTCGCAGAGCAAGGACACCGAGCAGTGGCCATTGATTTACCAG GATACGGGGAATCTTTGCTTGCTCAGCCCGTGTCCTCTGAGCGAGGGCGCATTGCGTACCTCCTGCATGTCATGGAGTCTCTGGGGACACGTCCGGCAGTCCTGATCAGTCCCTCCATGAGTGGCCTCTTCTCCCTGCCGATCCTCCTGCAGCACCCGGAGCGTCTCCGAGGCTTCATCCCTATCGCTCCCGTGGGAACCAAGAGCTTCAAGCGTCAGCAGTATGAGCAAGTGCAG GTCCCCTCCCTCATCGTGTATGGGACACTGGATACCAACCTGGGAAGCCAATCGCTGGAGAGTCTGCAGCTGCTGCCCAATCACACACTGTGCCCCCTGGATGGGGCAGGGCACGCATGTTACATGGACAAGCCAGATGAGTTCCACAGGGCCTTACTTACGTTCCTGGGCAGACTGTGA